The proteins below come from a single Falco peregrinus isolate bFalPer1 chromosome Z, bFalPer1.pri, whole genome shotgun sequence genomic window:
- the C1QTNF3 gene encoding complement C1q tumor necrosis factor-related protein 3 isoform X2: MAEKDFISWHLLALFFLPFCLCQEEYMEPPQTGPQNPDCSSCCRGDFGVRLYQGPPGPPGPPGMPGNHGNNGNNGATGQEGAKGEKGDKGDMGPRGERGHHGPKGEKGYPGIPPELQVAFMASMATHFSNQNSGIIFSSVETNVGNFFDVMTGRFGAPVNGVYFFTFNMMKHEDVEEVYVYLMHNGNTVFSLYSYESKGKADTSGNSAVLKLAKGDEVWLRMGNGALHGDHQRFSTFAGFLLFETK, from the exons ATGGCAGAGAAGGATTTCATCAGCTGGCACcttctggctttattttttcttccattttgccTGTGTCAAGAAGAATACATGGAG CCCCCACAAACCGGACCACAGAATCCAGACTGCAGTTCCTGCTGCCGTGGTGACTTTGGAGTTCGACTCTACCAAGGGCCCCCAGGACCTCCTGGGCCCCCTGGGATGCCAG GAAATCATGGAAACAATGGAAATAATGGAGCAACTGGCCAGGAAGGAGCCAAAGGTGAGAAAGGAGACAAAGGAGATATGGGACCGAGGGGTGAGCGTGGCCATCATGGACCCAAAGGCGAAAAGGGTTACCCTGGGATTCCCCCAGAGCTACAG GTCGCATTCATGGCTTCCATGGCTACTCACTTCAGCAACCAGAACAGTGGGATCATCTTCAGTAGTGTTGAAACCAACGTTGGGAATTTTTTTGATGTCATGACTGGGAGATTTGGTGCTCCAGTGAATG GGGTATATTTCTTCACCTTCAATATGATGAAACATGAAGATGTGGAGGAAGTGTATGTGTACCTGATGCATAATGGTAACACAGTTTTCAGCTTATATAG CTATGAATcaaaagggaaagcagacaCGTCAGGGAACAGTGCAGTCCTAAAACTTGCCAAGGGAGATGAAGTTTGGCTGCGAATGGGAAATGGAGCCCTCCATGGGGACCATCAACGCTTCTCCACCTTTGCtgggtttcttctttttgaaaccaagtaa
- the C1QTNF3 gene encoding complement C1q tumor necrosis factor-related protein 3 isoform X1, which translates to MAEKDFISWHLLALFFLPFCLCQEEYMEVSRRSYKPVAKVLQSHHQTGHKGSRSREILKQRSQLIEWTADNSTSADQKVLRPEVDDVELTTSDRVQPPQTGPQNPDCSSCCRGDFGVRLYQGPPGPPGPPGMPGNHGNNGNNGATGQEGAKGEKGDKGDMGPRGERGHHGPKGEKGYPGIPPELQVAFMASMATHFSNQNSGIIFSSVETNVGNFFDVMTGRFGAPVNGVYFFTFNMMKHEDVEEVYVYLMHNGNTVFSLYSYESKGKADTSGNSAVLKLAKGDEVWLRMGNGALHGDHQRFSTFAGFLLFETK; encoded by the exons ATGGCAGAGAAGGATTTCATCAGCTGGCACcttctggctttattttttcttccattttgccTGTGTCAAGAAGAATACATGGAGGTGAGCAGAAGATCTTATAAACCAGTGGCCAAAGTATTGCAAAGTCACCACCAGACTGGCCATAAAGGTTCCAGAAGCAGGGAAATATTGAAACAGCGGAGTCAACTTATAGAGTGGACTGCTGATAATAGCACTTCTGCAGACCAAAAAGTCCTGAGACCAGAGGTAGATGATGTAGAACTGACTACCTCAGACAGAGTCCAG CCCCCACAAACCGGACCACAGAATCCAGACTGCAGTTCCTGCTGCCGTGGTGACTTTGGAGTTCGACTCTACCAAGGGCCCCCAGGACCTCCTGGGCCCCCTGGGATGCCAG GAAATCATGGAAACAATGGAAATAATGGAGCAACTGGCCAGGAAGGAGCCAAAGGTGAGAAAGGAGACAAAGGAGATATGGGACCGAGGGGTGAGCGTGGCCATCATGGACCCAAAGGCGAAAAGGGTTACCCTGGGATTCCCCCAGAGCTACAG GTCGCATTCATGGCTTCCATGGCTACTCACTTCAGCAACCAGAACAGTGGGATCATCTTCAGTAGTGTTGAAACCAACGTTGGGAATTTTTTTGATGTCATGACTGGGAGATTTGGTGCTCCAGTGAATG GGGTATATTTCTTCACCTTCAATATGATGAAACATGAAGATGTGGAGGAAGTGTATGTGTACCTGATGCATAATGGTAACACAGTTTTCAGCTTATATAG CTATGAATcaaaagggaaagcagacaCGTCAGGGAACAGTGCAGTCCTAAAACTTGCCAAGGGAGATGAAGTTTGGCTGCGAATGGGAAATGGAGCCCTCCATGGGGACCATCAACGCTTCTCCACCTTTGCtgggtttcttctttttgaaaccaagtaa